A segment of the Bacillus pseudomycoides genome:
CTAACATCCCAACAAGCTTTCCTTTATAACGTATACCTGTTTCAAAACCATTTCCATCCGCAAATTTCTTCAGCCACATCGGAAGAATGTCATCATATGCATCAGCTGATTTTGTCCCATCTACCCATGGAAGCCATCTTTTTAAATGCTCCCGGTTTTGATCTACTAATTGATACAACTCTTCTTTATGATGTTTTTCTAACAATTGAAGTTCGATTTCATCATCTACTCGGAGTGTGAACATTTCTCCATCCCCTTATTTATTTTCTTATTATTCTAACATTTATAGATAAAAAATGTTAGATGCTCACACTTTCTTTTGATTTCATCTTAATAATACCAGAAGAATATAGTACCCCTGTAATCACTAATATCATCCCTATACATTGTGCCACCGTTATGTTTACTCCTTCTATAAAAGAAATAAGCATAGTAACAACAGGAACTAAATTAAAGAATAAAGATGTTCTTGCAGCACCGATTTGAGCAATCCCATTATTCCACCATAAGTAACCTAGCACACTCATTCCAATTGCCATAAAAATAATAGATAACCAAGCTAATAGAGGGATTTCTAAAGCTGGCACTACACTCTTTTGCATAAAGGACATCATGATGAAAATAAGTGATCCAACAGTCATTGTATATGCCGTCGTTTGCATTGGACTACTACCTCTAATAAACTTTCTCCCTAACACACCGTATAATGCCCAGCAAATATTCCCTAATAAAATATAAAAATCCCCCTTTGAAAATGCTAAATTTTGTATCACCAAAAATGATCCGTTTGTAATAACAAAAGCAACCCCAAGTAATGCAAATCCCATTCCAATCGCTTGCTGTCTTACAATTTTCTCTCGCAAGATTACACTTGCCAATATCATCGTAACAAGTGGATTCGTCGCCATAATAAGTGATCCATTAATAGCTTCCGTATCTTTCATTCCTAAAAAGAAAAAGAAATTAAAACCAAACACACCGACTATCCCGAGCAAAATATAATAGACCACATTACCCTTCCCTGCCTCTATATCAAAGTGTTTTCCTATCTTTAAAAGACAAAGCATTACAAAAGCAGCGATTCCAAAGCGCCATGCAGCTATATGAATCGCTGAAAAATATTGTACTGCGTATTTCGAAGCGTTGAACGTTCCACCGGTAAATATCGCAAATCCTAATAACTGGACATATACTTTATTTTTCATTGTCGCCCTCCGCATCTTTACCTTCTAAAAAGCCGTAATAAATTTCTAATTTTTCCTCCGTTAGTTTTGCTACACGTCTTAATTGTTCCTGCTGTTCTTTTAACCGCTCTAAGTGC
Coding sequences within it:
- a CDS encoding DMT family transporter: MKNKVYVQLLGFAIFTGGTFNASKYAVQYFSAIHIAAWRFGIAAFVMLCLLKIGKHFDIEAGKGNVVYYILLGIVGVFGFNFFFFLGMKDTEAINGSLIMATNPLVTMILASVILREKIVRQQAIGMGFALLGVAFVITNGSFLVIQNLAFSKGDFYILLGNICWALYGVLGRKFIRGSSPMQTTAYTMTVGSLIFIMMSFMQKSVVPALEIPLLAWLSIIFMAIGMSVLGYLWWNNGIAQIGAARTSLFFNLVPVVTMLISFIEGVNITVAQCIGMILVITGVLYSSGIIKMKSKESVSI